From a single Nothobranchius furzeri strain GRZ-AD chromosome 7, NfurGRZ-RIMD1, whole genome shotgun sequence genomic region:
- the LOC107396972 gene encoding myelin-associated glycoprotein isoform X1 codes for MGCSRSLFAAPSVNLLTVIMLLSVVLLPDVQSQTKCDKAPHLTIEAPQKIEALEGSCLQIPCSFKKKPDKEVDNSKEIFGVWIKSDPVFDKNPNNVIFNSSEIQNSYKMTLTGDLRQKNCTTVFSDLIKPQSDKYFFRIENESFKATASCHPVQITVSDSARKPRIQISGDGQQQNSVTVTCSAFTPCPRSPPELTWHLQQVSHRLAENPDGTFTTEIQTTFPLSDTHDGLNISCCARYPVYDPELDASEDTSAPTSPSRWVSAGSWVKLNSEGVMTVAEGNIYRFNITEGGAYYCEAAENKEISTPTYQNALISAAAVLVCSFLVVCVWFLWSRRQTRVSQAGEDLVLQSLPASQTEGDVHYEEVNVLMKRHVASTVSEDNSRQQQETVYSQVNVSKSESSSTQSAAGLEELYAQVKKN; via the exons ATGGGGTGCAGCAGGAGTCTGTTCGCAGCTCCGTCTGTGAACCTGCTGACAGTCATCATGCTGCTGAGTGTCGTATTGCTTCCAG ATGTTCAGAGTCAGACTAAATGTGATAAGGCTCCACATCTCACCATTGAAGCCCCACAGAAGATTGAAGCTCTGGAAGGATCCTGTTTGCAAATCCCCTGTAGCTTTAAAAAGAAACCAGATAAAGAGGTGGACAACAGCAAAGAAATATTTGGAGTTTGGATTAAAAGTGACCCAGTGTTTGACAAAAATCCCAATAATGTGATTTTTAACAGCAGTGAAATACAAAACAGCTATAAAATGACACTTACTGGAGATCTGAGACAGAAGAACTGCACTACGGTCTTTTCTGATTTAATCAAACCTCAGTCAGACAAATACTTCTTCAGAATCGAGAACGAGTCGTTCAAGGCGACAGCTTCTTGTCATCCGGTTCAAATAACAGTTTCAG ATTCTGCCCGGAAACCTAGGATACAAATCTCAGGAGATGGGCAGCAGCAGAACTCTGTGACTGTAACCTGCTCAGCTTTCACTCCCTGTCCACGCTCACCTCCTGAACTCACCTGGCATCTCCAACAAGTCTCTCACAGACTAGCAGAGAACCCAGATGGAACCTTTACAACTGAAATCCAGACGAccttccctctgtcagacacacatGATGGACTCAACATCAGCTGTTGTGCCAGATATCCTGTTTATGACCCAGAACTCG ATGCTTCTGAAGACACCTCAGCACCCACCAGCCCATCACGTTGGGTGTCAGCAGGTAGCTGggtgaagctgaactcagagggagTCATGACGGTAGCAGAAGGAAACATTTACAGATTCAACATCACAGAGGGCGGAGCTTATTACTGTGAGGCTGCTGAAAACAAAG AAATCTCCACCCCAACCTATCAGAATGCACTAATCTCAGcggctgctgtgctcgtctgcagcTTCCTGGTCGTCTGTGTTTG GTTCCTCTGGAGCAGACGTCAGACTCGG GTGAGCCAAGCAGGTGAAGACCTTGTTCTTCAATCGTTGCCAGCCAGTCAAACAGAGGGAGATGTCCATTACGAGGAAGTGAATGTCCTCATGAAGAGACATGTAGCTTCCACTGTCTCCGAGGACAAcagcagacagcagcaggagaCGGTGTACTCACAAGTCAATGTGTCcaagtcagaaagcagctcaacaCAAAGTGCTGCTGGTCTAGAGGAGCTTTATGCTCAAGTGAAGAAAAACTAA
- the LOC107396972 gene encoding uncharacterized protein isoform X2: MFRVRLNVIRLHISPLKPHRRLKLWKDPVCKSPVALKRNQIKSSEIQNSYKMTLTGDLRQKNCTTVFSDLIKPQSDKYFFRIENESFKATASCHPVQITVSDSARKPRIQISGDGQQQNSVTVTCSAFTPCPRSPPELTWHLQQVSHRLAENPDGTFTTEIQTTFPLSDTHDGLNISCCARYPVYDPELDASEDTSAPTSPSRWVSAGSWVKLNSEGVMTVAEGNIYRFNITEGGAYYCEAAENKEISTPTYQNALISAAAVLVCSFLVVCVWFLWSRRQTRVSQAGEDLVLQSLPASQTEGDVHYEEVNVLMKRHVASTVSEDNSRQQQETVYSQVNVSKSESSSTQSAAGLEELYAQVKKN, from the exons ATGTTCAGAGTCAGACTAAATGTGATAAGGCTCCACATCTCACCATTGAAGCCCCACAGAAGATTGAAGCTCTGGAAGGATCCTGTTTGCAAATCCCCTGTAGCTTTAAAAAGAAACCAGATAAAGAG CAGTGAAATACAAAACAGCTATAAAATGACACTTACTGGAGATCTGAGACAGAAGAACTGCACTACGGTCTTTTCTGATTTAATCAAACCTCAGTCAGACAAATACTTCTTCAGAATCGAGAACGAGTCGTTCAAGGCGACAGCTTCTTGTCATCCGGTTCAAATAACAGTTTCAG ATTCTGCCCGGAAACCTAGGATACAAATCTCAGGAGATGGGCAGCAGCAGAACTCTGTGACTGTAACCTGCTCAGCTTTCACTCCCTGTCCACGCTCACCTCCTGAACTCACCTGGCATCTCCAACAAGTCTCTCACAGACTAGCAGAGAACCCAGATGGAACCTTTACAACTGAAATCCAGACGAccttccctctgtcagacacacatGATGGACTCAACATCAGCTGTTGTGCCAGATATCCTGTTTATGACCCAGAACTCG ATGCTTCTGAAGACACCTCAGCACCCACCAGCCCATCACGTTGGGTGTCAGCAGGTAGCTGggtgaagctgaactcagagggagTCATGACGGTAGCAGAAGGAAACATTTACAGATTCAACATCACAGAGGGCGGAGCTTATTACTGTGAGGCTGCTGAAAACAAAG AAATCTCCACCCCAACCTATCAGAATGCACTAATCTCAGcggctgctgtgctcgtctgcagcTTCCTGGTCGTCTGTGTTTG GTTCCTCTGGAGCAGACGTCAGACTCGG GTGAGCCAAGCAGGTGAAGACCTTGTTCTTCAATCGTTGCCAGCCAGTCAAACAGAGGGAGATGTCCATTACGAGGAAGTGAATGTCCTCATGAAGAGACATGTAGCTTCCACTGTCTCCGAGGACAAcagcagacagcagcaggagaCGGTGTACTCACAAGTCAATGTGTCcaagtcagaaagcagctcaacaCAAAGTGCTGCTGGTCTAGAGGAGCTTTATGCTCAAGTGAAGAAAAACTAA